One Eurosta solidaginis isolate ZX-2024a chromosome 1, ASM4086904v1, whole genome shotgun sequence genomic window, AATGCAAAGCATTTCTAAAcctacacaaaaacaacatagtTATAACAGACGCAGATAAGGGAAACAAAACTGTGGTTATATACAAAAGAGACTACAAAGAGAAAATGGAAGAGCTACTGGAACACAAAAACACTTACAGAAAACTGAGAACAGACCGAACAAATGCactgcaaaagaaaaacaacagaatAGTCAACGATCTatacaaacaaaaatacataaacaTTAAAGAAAAACACAAGTTAACTTGCTCGGCAGCGATTGCACCAAAACTTTACGGGTTACCAAAAATACACAAGCCCAATACACCCTTACGCCCAATTGCATCATCCGTGAATGTACCATGCTACCAGCTATCGAAACATATAGGAgacataataaagaatataacCTCAGAAGAGTACAACATTAAAAATATGTTTAGGCTGAAAGAGAGACTACAAAATATGATAATCGACAAAGAAGAAGCTCTTGTATCTTTCGACGTCGTGTCACTATTCACGAATATTCCCACCAATCTCGCCATACgaataataatggaaaaatttgataaaatcaaCTCTTTAACAAATATACCCAAATGCAAATTCCaagaaattttaagattttgtttacttgataataattattttatttatgacaacGACATATACGCTCAAACTTTTGgtatgccaatgggcaatccGCTCTCACCTACAATAGCGGATATAATTCTAGATGACCTTATTGATAAAACTCTAAATGAGCTGAAACAAAAACACGACATCGACataaaatttttagtaaaatatgtggacgacattcTGGCGATTGTAAAACGTAAGGACGTGGATTTAATATTAGAAACACTTAACAAATATCACAACAAAATTCAGTTTACGATTGAAATGGAGAGAGATGACAGCATACCATACCTGGAcgtaagaatatataaaaatataaataatggaaGCCTCTCATTTGAGTGGTACGCAAAGCCTTTATCCTCCGGCAGACTGATAAATTTTCATTCGTCCCAGCCaatgaaatacaaaataaacacagcgaaaaatttgataaagaaaGTACTAACTATAAGTGACAAGCAATTCTGGAACacaaacttgcaaaaaattgataaaatgctTAAAAGCAATAGCTACCCACACACCCTAATTAAAAATCTAATAGAATAAAtaataagagaaataaataaCGCACAAAACAACACAACGACACATAAGGAAAATAAGTCAAAACAATACTTCAGTGTAACCTATGTACCTAAACTTACCCAAAACCTCAGCAAAACTATATTCCACGACAAACAAAACATATCTTTATCATATAAATCAAACTACACACTAGCAAGTATATTTACTAACACAAAAAGCCCAAACGAAAAATTAGAACAAAACaatgtggtatatgaaataaCGTGTAAAGGTAAAGAAAATGAAATCTGCAGCAGGGTATATATAGGGACACCAAACGTGCACTGGGAATCCGATTGAAAGAGCACGAAGCtgatatacaaaacaaaaaaaccaccaccgccttagcgcagcatatcacaacaagtggacactcagctgatctggctaatacaaaaataatagataggaacaaacacgggagagccagatatacattggaaagtctgagaatattggaaaaacgggcaaatacgataaacaagaaagaagacacacaaaatatagcagctgtttaccttttatgtttatagttaagaATCAGTATTACAATGATACCAATGTTAAATGGAACTAattcttttagttttaatatttaaataacaaatatattacgtaagtgttgtctatgtttgtacgtatgtaaatcaatgttagtgttgttctcgttacatatataaagtaaatttatatatataaattaaagtaGTCTTTATACAataaattaatgtaaatatttttatctttattgttgttaataaattagatcacctctgatgatgctaggaagtctagcgaaacgttaggtggaaaaattgaaataaatatcattatttgcaattaaaaaacgattggtcaaaaaagcctattaccaacaaaaataTGTATTCTTGTTTTTCCAACGGAATTTTAACATTATTATGTTATATTATCATTTTAAAAATCTATGCCTTCAGATATTTATATGTAAACAGGTTAAGTCAAATTCTGTTTCACACTTTGTTATTAGAGAAAGTGGTATTCCTTATGTCCCATCTCTGCCAAGAAAAATCATATATCTTCTATTTGtgtatctatatttctcagctgatgagtttctctgtaacTGAGCAGTTTAATATTGCGACGCTTAAGAAGACACTGCCTTTCAAAGACtcggtaaaaattaaaatttttaaattataaatttcaaacaaaaataagaaaactaaaaagttataaataaaaaaaaaaataacaggacTAGCGAGGTTTCATCGagtcacttgagggcagtgcgctgccacaataTCCGAGTTAAAAAACAAGTGTGTGTGTGTACTTATGTAAGCACGCGAGAAGTTATACTTCTATAATATATAGAAAAGAACAGATTGCGATAGGAACTAAAGtgataacaaaaaatattatgAATTTTTTGCAGTGACCCCAGCATGACCCGGTAGAATGTCCCCAAAATCCTgtcgaaattacccccaaattaACCCGGGAGGACTCCTGAAATGACCTAATAACGACCCTGAAGTGATCCCCAAATCACCTCGGTAGGATTCCGGCAGTGCTTAAAAAGTTATTGCTGAATGACTCCCAAGTGATCCCAAATGACCCTGGGAAGATCCCTGGAGAGTACTCAAAATCGTCCCGAAATCACCCCCGAATGACCCTGTGAAGACCCCGAATGAACTCCCAAACTACCACGAagtgatcccaaaatgatcccgggagGATCTCGAGAGAATCCAAAAAATCATCCGGAAATAACTGCAGGAGGACCCCGACGGAGTCTCTGAATTCATCCCGAAATGAACCCCAAAATGGCCGAGGGGAGATTCAAAGGAGTTCAAAAATCTACCctaaaagtatcgtaaatactactCTAGGCAAAGGGCTTCCTAAACaccaaattaaatttatttttattttctatagaccggtccctggtccacttcccggaaagaaaatcCAAAGGACTACTCTCCGGGTTGCGCTGAATGTATTcggaaaatttgaataaaatcggtgAAGTGGTATTggagtccataagctgcatacaaacaaATGTACATCCTTTTTTATATATGGATGTGTGTAGATAGATTAAATTTTTTTAGAGCACAAACATTAGCATATAtgcacatacatgcatacatacaacgcataaatatgtatgtcaagctgatatgaattgaaattatatacatacatacatccatacaaacGTATAAATGCacacccgaagttaaataacgctagcGAATGCTGGCCTTTTTCGAATACATACATTCTACTCAAAGCAAGTTAGCTTgtacaattcacagcgaacatacacacgaagTGCATTTTCAACTGTGAATTTTGCgtcacattttcaaaaaaattcattCGCATCATATTTTCATAAAGCGCCTAAGAAGTATAACTCCAAAGAAATCAAGTATTAACAACACAAATATTACAACACCTCATTATTCGTGTTGTAATATTCGTCAAACAAATGAAACTTTCGAACTTCTTGAAAAATCTTTCCCAAACCTCGCTCTTTCCCTGGAACACTCGCTGACCgcttatatattttttcatgAGACTCTCTTCGCCCGCCGTTTATCTGCAATACTGCCACAGCAATTGGCCTGTTTCCCCCTTTTTATGGCCTTTTGGTATCTTTGGTATCTTTTCTCTATCCACCATCCAATGCTTTGCATTTCCAGGTTTGAAACAATCCTCTCTAACTACCACAAGCTCGCAGCGGTGCTGCACGCCATCAACTTGGTACCATATACACAATACTGAATCAACAAAGGTTTACTTTACAAACGGTTTACTGGTTTATCTCCGCATATCATCAGAATGAAGCTAATATGGTCTTTTGGTAGATATCTGCCCAAAGGGATTGCTACGAtgaaccagcgccacagtcaaaGACTGCTTCTTCACGAAATTTATACCCTTAGGAACAGCCGGAATATTAGTTCTACCTTTCTGTTACAAAGTAcaatttgttagactaaaattaattGGGCTTCTTAAAAAGTTTATATATCTTCAGATGatttatactcagctgccaaGAAACCTTTAAAGTTTTATAAAGGAATGAATATCCAGAATTTACGCATGTGACAGCTTCTAGGATACATTTTGTTTCAATTGAGTAAATCCTGAATTTCCTGCATTGCCCCATAGCATTGCTCAGTAGAAAATATTTAAGCTTATTATTTCTTCTGGTTTTCGCTTTACTATTTTCGATTTATTTTGCAACAATATTTCCTCGTCAAcatattttcatttaatatttacatataaatctATATCATATATGCCATACATATATACGAACTAATATAAATCAAAAGCGTCACACTTGTCAAACGCTGTCATAGCTATTGTTTAACAGTTGTTTGAGTTTTGTGTGCATGACCacaagcacaacaacaacaacaaccacaaaaacAATCTATATAGCTAAATCAAGCAACAAGTTGTAACAGAGCAGCAGAAATAAAGCTAAAATGTTGAAAAGCGCAAACAATGCCTTACAGAATGTCAcataaaatgaatgaatgaatgaagggGCAtacgccatggcgtatgagtgacaaactataatgaaaatattcCCTTTGCCTTGCAGGCTTAactatgtttgtgtgtgtgtgtaagcaTCATTCGTTGGTTACACTTATAAGATTATGCCATTTCCTTTGTTTTTATTCAAtgttctttcttttttctttattacGCTCTTCTTATTGTTTACTTTAGACAAACAGCTATTGCGAAAACTATCATGCGCTTCCTGTTCCATCAAACGCTGTCACTTGCCGGTATATCCGGTATGGTTTGTCTTTAGTACCTACataataaattgtaaaagttctcaGTATTAAATGCTATCATATGAGTGTttttctttggaaaaattactttttattacAATTGATTTTTCTTGAATAGCAATCTTTTTGTACATTCGTCATCATGCTGAGAATTCAAGCTGAGAAGAAATTGGCATTCCATTTGTAATTTAGTATATCAAAAATGCACAGGACAGACATATtgattacataaattttttttttttttgatgtatcaTTATTTGTTCTTCTACTTCTTATTTGCTCATACAGAAGGATTTTAAGATATTCTCGTGTTtaaatatatactagcctttacccgcggccccgtccgcaaggaggaaattaaatatatgggatattcacgttagcctgcttatcaagttatctgtttaaaaagatgtttctgtccaatacattttatttttgtaattgagtaaaaaaagaactaaatgagctgataaccagacaggatccccaaatgatcccgaaattatccagaaaaatccacgaaatgaccccgacgctatcgcggacagatcccgaaaaccatttagaaatgccacggaagggtctccaaaagttcccggaatagtcccaaaaaacccgaaatgacaacgacacgattctagacttatccagagaaccacaaagaaatgatgcctgaagggtaccaaaatgatcccgaaatagtcccgaaaaagttccgaaatgaccctgacgggctcccggacggttctcaaaaaccatccagaaaatatccaggaagggtccttaggggatccacgacggatcgcgaaaaccatacagaaatgattccggaagggtcccaaaatgatcccgtattagtcccgaaaaagtcctgaaatgaccccgacgggatcccagacggattccgaaaactatccagaaatgatgccggaaaggtcctcaaatgatcccctaatagtcccgaaatgaccctgacgggatctcgaacggactcctaaataaccctgacgggatcccggacagatctcgtaatccatccagaaatgatcttggaaacccaaaataatcccgaaacaatatctgaaaagtccagaaattaccccgacaggatccctcacggatcccaaaaactatccagaaatgatgccggaatgtcctcaaaagatcccctaatagtcccgaaatgaccgaaaaccatccagaaattatgccggaagggaccccaaatgatcccgaataccatacagaaatgatgccggaaaataccccaaatgatccccaaatagtcccaaaaaagttccgaaatgacccggaagggatcccggacggatcccgaaaaccatccagaaattatgccgaaagggtcccctaatgatccgataccagtcgataaaaagtcccgaaataaccccaacgggaagccggacggatcctcaaaatcatataaaaatgatgcctgaaggtaccccaaatgatcccgaaatagtcccgaaatgaccctggcaggatcccgtacggatcccgaaaaccatccagaaatgatgccgaaaggctcccctaattatcccgtattagtcccgaaaaagtcccgaaatgaccccgacgggattcatgacggatcccgaaaagcttccagaaataatgccgaaaaggtccccaaatcatcccgtattagtcaagaaaaagtcctgaattgacccgtcgggatcccggaaggatcccgaaaactatccagaaaggatgccggaaggtatcccgaaatagtcccga contains:
- the LOC137237379 gene encoding uncharacterized protein, with amino-acid sequence MKDFYKHMRYKYDEHTCITLKHFSKLTQKLSKQMERLKFLLECKRYDIIPNHLMNAVEKVKITTTSQKLQQQLHKTKFHFLRKVMNMEITQTNLDIKITKDYIYHAEKQLERNLNEGELKTFKNKQNFYGQRVAKEVNEVHTTKINNLKAQQLRNMGICTNNDWFVNKTDINFPEEVKWLLSLGKKFTLPTTRKHFSAIHTISEIEQAIQALGDENTKEMARNKVSNRILQFKRNIKNKSLEKFILETYNKCKAFLNLHKNNIVITDADKGNKTVVIYKRDYKEKMEELLEHKNTYRKLRTDRTNALQKKNNRIVNDLYKQKYINIKEKHKLTCSAAIAPKLYGLPKIHKPNTPLRPIASSVNVPCYQLSKHIGDIIKNITSEEYNIKNMFRLKERLQNMIIDKEEALVSFDVVSLFTNIPTNLAIRIIMEKFDKINSLTNIPKCKFQEILRFCLLDNNYFIYDNDIYAQTFGMPMGNPLSPTIADIILDDLIDKTLNELKQKHDIDIKFLVKYVDDILAIVKRKDVDLILETLNKYHNKIQFTIEMERDDSIPYLDVRIYKNINNGSLSFEWYAKPLSSGRLINFHSSQPMKYKINTAKNLIKKVLTISDKQFWNTNLQKIDKMLKSNSYPHTLIKNLIE